Part of the Bacillus sp. (in: firmicutes) genome is shown below.
CCGGTCAAAAATTGACGATCCCAGTTATAAACGAAACAAAGAGTATTGAATCACAAGTAATTCAATTGACAAACGCGCAAAGAGCAAAGTATGGGTTGCCTCCATTAGCCGCGGATTGGGAACTTTCAAGGGTTGCTAGGTACAAATCAGCTGATATGAGAGATAAAAATTATTTTAGTCATACTTCACCGACGTATGGATCACCATTTACGATGATGAAAAATTTTGGAATTAACTATTCCGCTGCAGCTGAAAATATTGCGGCAGGTCAAGCAACACCACAGGAAGTGGTCAACGCTTGGATGAATAGTGCAGGTCATCGCCAAAACATTTTAGATTCGAGAATGACTCATATCGGGGTTGGTTATGCTAAGGGAGGGTCCTATCGCCATTACTGGACACAAATGTTTATCAAAAAATAGTAAGTGGAGGGACAGCAATGAAAAGTGTTCGTGATGTTATGTCAACGAATGTGGAATATTGTACACCGGTCGATAATGCATTTGAGGTAGCGACAAAAATGAAGGATTTGAATGTCGGTGCCATTCCTATAGTTGAAAATGGGAATTTATTAGGTATGATCACTGATAGGGATTTAGTAGTAAGAGGAATTGCCGAGAAACGCTCCGGTTCCAATGCTGTTACAGAATTAATGAGTGAGCAGATGGTTACCATTGCCCCTACTGCCTCTGTTCATGAAGCAGCACACTTAATGGCTGAAAAACAAATTCGTCGCTTGCCGGTTGTAGAAAATGGACAATTAGTTGGCATTGTTTCCTTAGGTGATTTAGCGGTTGAAGAGCAATCAGATCAAAAAGCGGGGTACGCTTTAAGTGAAATATCCGAACCTACAGAATTTCAATCATAGTTGTTAGTGGTAATGATAAGAGAAACTGATTGTATTTTGATCAGTTTCTTTCTTTTTGCGCAATAGGAATATTTTAATAGCCCATCAATATAATGATATAAAAGTCAGGACAAGCAGGAGGGCTATTAATGAAGAAAAACATTTTAATACTATTAATGGCGCTTATTGTAGGAGGTATTTATTTTCAAAAACTTCTCGCTCCTCTATCAAGCGAAAAAATACATACTATAGCAATTCAGTCAATGAATAATGAAAAAGAAGAGCAAGAAAAAGGTAAGAATGATGGAAAAAGAGTAAAATTGTACGAGCTTATTGGCAAGGACAGTCAGACAGTGATTGAAGCTCTAGGCGAACCATCAAGAATTGACATTTCAGAATATGATTATGATTGGTGGATATACAATCAACCACTTTCACATTATTGTCAAATTGGTATTGAAGGCGGTAAGGTTGTAACTGTATTTGTAATGGGGGACAATATTGATATTGCTCCTTTTCAAATTGAACAATCATTACATACTTTAAAAAATAGTAGCAAGATTTCTGAAAAAATTTCCTTTGAAGTCGAACGTAATTTATACCGATTTGAACTAACGGCGGAA
Proteins encoded:
- a CDS encoding CBS domain-containing protein, which produces MKSVRDVMSTNVEYCTPVDNAFEVATKMKDLNVGAIPIVENGNLLGMITDRDLVVRGIAEKRSGSNAVTELMSEQMVTIAPTASVHEAAHLMAEKQIRRLPVVENGQLVGIVSLGDLAVEEQSDQKAGYALSEISEPTEFQS